AGGTTGTCATAGGGAGACATCTAGGAGGGGAGAAGAGCCACCAGTCAGAACATAATGGCCAACTCCCCTCCTCCCATCCAGCCCCGGCTCGGCCTCAGCTCTCACCTGCACTAGGATTCGCGGTCTCtgtggggaagggaaggggacGTTGTGAATGAAGTGGGAGATGTgcctggaggagggagggaagcaggTCAGAAGCAGACTCCCCCATCTACCCGTCCTACATCCCCCACATTTTCTCAGTCTCCTTCACTTTTCCTCAAGGACCTTATTTTTCCCTGAACCCCACCTCAAGACCTGCATCAACCATCAGAGCCTCTACTATATGTACAGCTTGTGCAAGTCAGAAAGGCTCTCCTCTAGCCATATACAGCCCCTTGCCAGGACTTAGCTAGGAAGTGTTGACTGGATTCCCATTCCCACTCACCTCCTCAGCCAGCAGCTTTTTGACAAGGGATAAACTATACAACCACAAACAGCAGCCCTGCCCCTCACCCCCCTGTCCATAATCACCCTAATCTCTGCCATCGCTCCCGGCCTCCCAATCCCTTCCCAGTATCCCAGGGGAGCCCTGCTCACGCTTCCAGGGGCAGGCGGTGGGGGCCTGAGACCGAGTAGCGGTAAAGGAAGGTGAGGAAGGCGCGGAAGGCGGGGAAGGCAGGCCAGCGGGACAGTACAGCAATGGCACGACGGCTGCGCACCGCCCGGCCCCCCAGGGCCCGGCCCCGCTCCACAGCGCTCAGCAGGCCCAGAGCCCGTGCCTGCCGCTCCGACAGCCGGGTCCTCGAGAACGCCTCATAGAACTGCAGAGCGGCACCGTACACCTGGCAGGGCGCAGAGGGGCAGTCAGGCAGGCCCTGCATAGCCTGGGCCCCTAACCACACTCTAAACACCCACCTTATCACCGGCTGCACCCGTGAGCACAAAGGTGGAGAAGACGGGCACGGGGTACTTGGTCTGGGCAGGCCAGCACTCAACAGTGGCCCCCATGGGCAGGCAGAAAACCGGCACTGACTCCGGCAGCGGGAACGCTTCATTGTCCTCCTCTGGGTAGCGGCCCAGCAGCTCTGCAACCCCGGCAGAGTGGGGGTACCCAAAAGGAGGAGGGTCTGTCAGACTCCAGGGGAAGAAACCAGGTGATACCAGAAAAGGGCCAAGTGGCAAAGGGGAAGTGAGAACTGGGACTGCTGAAGGTGCCAGCTGAAAGGCACGGGGTAGAGGGATCTGGAGGGTCAAGGGCTGGAAGGGCCAAAGGGGCCACTCACCTGCCTCATACACCAGTGTGTTGGCCTTAGCCAGGCCCACCTTGTAGCACAGGTACACTGCTGGGCCCCACTGCCCCAGAGATGGCAAAAGACAAGCAGATACGTAGCTAACAAAGGTTTCTGGGGTCTGTTTTCTCTCCACCACCCCTAACCGGCCTTTGTCTTCAGAGCACCCACTAATCCCTGTTCCCCAAGACCAGGATCACCCCTCTGGGCCCACCCCTAATGGAGGCCTTGGTCCTAGGATGCCCTCTGTGCTGTGTCCCTCACACCGAGATGGTCCCAGGGCCCCACTCACCATGCCAGGGTTGAGGTTGCGGGGCAGCCGGCAGTAGGTATGAGGAGTGCCCTCGCCCTTGCTGGGTAGGACCAGGCAGAGGTCAGTAATGCCCAGGGcatgcagccctgccccctctgcTGCCCGCCGGTAAGTGAGGTAGGTGCGAGGGTGGCCAGGGCCTGGAGGGGCCAGGTTAGCTGAATGGCTGTAGGGTGTCGTGTCTAGTACTTGGAAGCCAGGCTTGGGACGTTCCTTTCCCTCATACAACACCCTTAGCACAGAGCAGAGAGATATCAGAAGTTCAAGACACAGGAGAAAGTCCCCAATCCTGGCAGATCTGCCTACCTATTTCCCCAAAATTGCCTTGTACACTCGGTCTCGTCAAATCCCAACACCTCACCTCTTCTTTGCTGAACTCTGCCCTCCAGAATCCTGTGCTCCCTCTTCTACTtttggctcttcttcttgattaGTAACAATCCCTCACACCTTCCATGGGTCTCAAACTCATTgataaatacaaataataaagGTGCCCACTTATCAGGTACTTtacatggattatctcatttagtcttcTTAGCCACCCtataaacaaaacccattgccgttgagtcgattcccactcatagtgaccctataggacagagtagaacagccccatagggtttccaaggagcgcctgatgaattcaaacgcctaacctattggttagcagccgaactcttaaccactacgccagcagggtttctgcCACCCTATAAGGTATCTGAGCCTCTCTGGGTatgtctcttcatctgtaaaataggggtaaTAATACCACCCCAAGAGGaggtattattacccccattttatagatgaagagacATACCCAGAGAGGCTCAAATaacctgcccaagatcacacagctaacaaGTAGTCGCACTAGCACACAAACGCAAATCTGTGTGATGACTAAGTGTATACAACTTTAGTCCCTGTGCCCTGGCCTCTAGTCCACTCTGCTCCTTTTACCATTGCCTTTCTCTTATCCCATACCCTTACCTCTCTCTACCTCACCCAGACCGCCTCCCAACCTTCCCTGGTGCCAGCATGGGAAGGGGCACACACCCCAGCTCAACGAGGGGGGGCTTGTCACGGCCCCTGCGGTAGCAGATGACAGGTTGAGTTCCACCCAGAAGCCCAGCACTGAGTTCCAAGGGGTGGCCACCAGCAGAAGCCTGGATGCATGTGTAACCCTGGGGCACCTCCTCGCCCAGTGCCCTAGCGATGACTGCCACATCTGTGATGGGTTCAGCTGGCCGGGGAGGGCGCAGGGGCCCACTGGGTTCAGGAACCCACGTTTCCTCAGGGATGGGTGCTCCGTTTCCTGCAAGCCCAGCTACTACGAAGTAATCCACCAGCCGAGGGGGCCGCTCCTCCGCCATGGCCCCCCCCTCACTCACTGCATCTGGAATGGTCAAGGGGGAAGAGATGAAGCAAGGAACGTGGGTGTTACCATGACAACCAGGGTATCCTCTTGCTCCACTCTTCCTAGGCCACCCAAGGTAAGCCAGGATAAGTGGTTAGCCAATCCTGAACTCTCCCGCCTGTGACATCACTAGGTCCTCACAGCCCACCACAGCTCCTTAAAGAGACCGAGTCCCCCATGCTTAGGGGTACCAGCCCTCTCCCCAAAGAACCCAAACTCCACTGCACCACACATAGCTAGCCTGGGTGCTGACATCATATTGCTCATGTATCCCTTTGACAGGTCTCACCACTTCTCAATCTCATACACATCACAGACAGCAGTCTTTTCTGTAAAGGCCTACAATGACATTATTCGTTCTGGCCATGACATCATGCAGTCTTGTTAAGGGCTTCTGACCTTCCTACTCTGATTACAACATTGTAAGAACCTTGTGATCTAGCTAATGGTCTTAAAGAGTCCACCTCTAGGCTTTCATGAGGACCCCACAGGTTTCTGGGAAAGCCCACAAAACCCAAGCTTTAGTGTCTCTTCACCAGACTCAAGTATCCTTTCTTCTAACTTATCTCCACCAACCAAATAGCCAGTGCCTTCTCACCTCCAGTACCCCTAATTAGGTCCAAAATATCCATGGGAGACAGTTCCGGCCATCCCCATGCCCTTCTCCACGGAGCCCAGAGACTTCCAGAGACTTCCGGAAAGAAGCCCATAGTGGGCCCTCAGCTCCCTTGTTCTCACCTGCCTCCATGGCCCAGCCCAGGGGAGTAGGCGCCCCCAGGGTCCTTGGGAGCCCCAGGATGCAGAAGCGGGGACAGAGCTTGGTGGGTGGCTTGTAGGAGGGGCCAGGAGGCGTGAGGGGTGCTTCAGAGGGGAAGGGAGGTGACTTCCTGTAACAGTGGAGGGGAAGCTACAGCTCAGCGGAAGTCAGCCTATggatccgtgtgtgtgtgtgtgtgtgtgtgtgtgtggtggtggtggtggtggtggtggtggacagCATCAGGCCCAGTAGGAAGCTGACTAAAGGAGTCTAGAGCACGGCAGAGGAGGCTCAGAACTGCTCCAGGATGTGAAGTCTCTGGACCCTTCTTCAAAGAACAGGGAGCAAGGGAATCTCATGGAGCCAGGCTGGCTCTCTCCTTAACCTGGCCTCTGTTCGCCTCAACAAACACCCCAACCCTAGCTAAATTTAGCCTCCCACGTCTGGGAGGTGAAGCCAAGAGTCAGCGTCAGTGTCCTGATTTAGACCTGGGGCACAGCCCCTTATCCACCGCAGGCGAATGGGAGCCCTATGCTCAAGGCAGTAGGCAGGCACCATTAGGTGGGACAAGCTGGGCGGTGAGACGGTCCCCATCCTGCGTAGGACCTGCATGCTCACTGAGCCAGGGAGAAGTCCTGCAGGGAGACAGCCCTTTCTCCCTGGGGAAGGCAACCCGGCACGGGCATCACTCAGGGTCCCGACGACGACAAGCCGAGAGTCAAGAGTCGGGAAGTTAGGGTTGGCGCAGAGGGCGCGCCGAGGGGGAGGAGGCTGAGGAAGGAGCAGGAGGGCAGAGAGGAGCGGGCGCACTGGTGGCCGAGGACGTGACGGCAGCGGCGCCGGCCGTCGCGTGACCCGAGCTGGAGGGAGGGGAGCTCTGGCTCCGACACCCGCGGGAGCAAGAGGGGTGCAGGATGCAGGGGCACAGCTAACTCCGGGCAGTGCCCTCCCCTCGACTTTCACTTCCCCAGGAGAGAGGAACCGGAACCAGATGTGCAGCGCCAAGGAACAGCTGGGGATTTTCCCCGCCTGGCCGgcgctccctcccttccttccccgcCCGCCGCCGCCCCGCCCGGCCCAGCCCCTACCTGCCTGCCCCGCGACTCCCCGGCCAGCCGGCCCGCCGGCGGGTGGCTTGGAGGGCGGGCTAGCGGGCCGGCGGGCGGCGGGGCTACCCGGCCCCGGACATGGCGCACCCGACTTGGGCGCCGCTCCCGCCCGGGCGGCGAGTGAAGGAAGAAGAGGCGGCCGAGAGCGCCTGGGCGCGGGGCGCTGTGGAGGGAGATCCGGGCGGTCCCAGCGTCCCCGCCGCGCTGCGCCACGCGGGGACTGTGCCGCTGCGCCGCTCACTCGGGCCGCGCGGTCCACCCAGCTCCCGCGGTGCTGGGGGCCGGGCGCTCCTCCACGCGCCCCGCTTTCTCAGCTCCCCCCACTCCCCCCTCTGGGACCGCGGGCGCCgcggctccccccaccccccccggcCGGCGGCCGTGACCCTGGCAGCGCCGGTCTAGCGCCCGGCCGCCTGCAGCGCGACCCCTGGCGGCTGGGAGGGCCCCCTGCACCCAGGCAGCTTCCCACCACCCAGGCGATGCAGCAGGACATACCCTCGGGAGCCCCTCAAGTCCAAGGCGCTCTCCTGTATTAGCCCTGGGTTCTGCCGTCAAAAGATGTCGTGTGCATGCCTGGGAAAGGGCGAAGCCCCTGAAGGCCTAGGCTGCGGGGACCCAGGTGGCTTCCCCCCACTTCAAGATTTAGAGGCCAACTGCATTCCCTTGGAGCCAGAAGCTCTCAGTTCTCTTTTCCGAAAATGAAAAGAGCTttggaaagaggaagaggagaggcCTGCATTGCATGGTGTGGAATAGATTAGTGGAGGTGAGGGTAACTGAAGGGGGAATACTCTTCTCACTATGTTGGGTGGGTAAGAAGAGGGCAGAGGCCAGATGGTGAGAGGGCTAGCAAGCCAACCCAGACAGACAAAATCTTCAGAACATGGTTGGTACTCAAGCATCTGTTGAATTAAAATATGAATGCAATGAGTGGAGAAGTCAGGAGGGTGAAGTGAAGTCATGcacagtgagcagagaggagtgaGGGCTTCCCTGAGATCTAGGGTCACAGGCCAGGGGCTGGCCAGGTACCACTTGTCTCTAAGTTCTCCAGGCTTAAAGGGCCATAAAGAAGAGGGCACCAGTCTGAGAGTTACCTGGAGCCTGTAGATGTTAAATCCCCACTCCTTGGCAGCCTTAGCGCTGAGGCCAGTTACCCCCGAGAGAGCTGGGGTCATTTCACCTGAAATATCAGACCCGTGAGCTCAACTAGCAGATGCCTCCTTACCCCGAATCACTGCCAGGCCTCGGGGATGAGGAAGAACAGCAACTTGTCTCACCAGTCAGAGCCCCCATCCCCTGATGCTGCAGAAGGGCCCTGGACAGACAAGAGGGCACAGGAGGTGACTTCCTGCTGCCACGGAGCCTACATCCAGCCTGGGCCCCCAAGTCCAATGCCAGGCACAAATCCTGAGTCTTGAAGGTCCTTCCACAGAGCAAAAACCACAGCAGATAAAAGGGTCTATGCCTCCAAGAATTTTCTAAATCCTCAGCCCCACCCCAAACAGCAGTCAAACACAGTAACGgtttgatatgatttttttattaacatataatatatttaataaaaaataatatccaCTCTGGCTCTTTCCTCCATTGCAAGGGGAAGAGTGTTGAGGAGGGGCTGGCACTGCCCACCCCCAGGCATCCGGACAAGCCCTGCATCCGGGGCTCCTCTCTACCCCCTGCTTTCCAACAGGCTCTGACCTCCAGACAGACGGTTCAAAGTTACAAGTGCTTTAGGACCTCCCTTGAGCTCCCCAGGCCCACCCCTAGTGCAGAATTCAGGGGCCACCTGGACAAAACCCCTTGCTTTCTCTCATTCTTGGGATCCCTCATTCACATTAGAAAGAGGATCTGGGGGCAGAGAGTGGAGTTTCTACTGGCcagggggaagggaggaaagggacAGTGATAGGGAATGGGGCCAGGAAGAGGGATGGTGAGTGAGGAGGTCCCCTCACTGTAGCCGGTCACTGCGGAACGAATCCTCCACAGCAGGATCGGGCAGCAGGGCACAGGGGTCACTCAGCATGTTTAGCCCTTCAAGGCCCAGTGGCTCCATGTGCAGCTcatcctccagccccagccccagctccaaCCCTTTTGACACCTCAAAACCAGGCACTCCAGCCAGGGCTGCTGCAATCTCCTTAGAGAAACCTGGGGAGGAGTCTCCTGTGTGAGTAAAGGAAATGTGTGAGGACCCTATGCCCTGCAAACTCTTCCAAGACCCCTCAATCTCCTACGTATCACTCCTCCTTCCACTCCCATCACCATCCACACACCGCTCACCTGTGAGGATGATGTTAGGCCCTGAACCATGGCGGGAACAGTGTGTCAAGTTCTGGTGGTTGAGGGCATGAGGGTCCTGGAGGCCACCCACTGGCCCCTCGCCCCCTAAAAATCCAGGCCCTTCAGAAAAGTCGGAGGGATCCAGCACCAGGCTGGTTGATGGGTTCTCCATTCTGAACTGCTCCTGCTATGGATACACAGACAGACCTTGAAGAAGTGGGCTTCAGAACAGGGTGTTCCTGCCTGTCTTGCCTAGCCCTGCTAACATATCCCCTTTGCCCAGCAATCTTCATGGCCCCCCAGGGACAGatccagagagagagggaggaggtagTAACCAGAGCAACAGCAGCGAGCGCTGGGGCCCGAGGTGCCATACCTGACAGGAGAGTGTGCGTGTGTGCTAGGAAAAGAATGGGTCTAAGCATTGGCCATCAAAGAGCAAGCTGGGAAGAGTCAGCTAGGAGAGGGCCAGGGGTAGGGGAGTAGAGGCCAATGCAGGAAGAGAGGAGCCCCAAGCTGGAAGCACTATGTTAACTGGGGGGATCTCCCCTATCTTAGATTTCCCAATTGAGAATACACCAGAGACACCACTCAGTCCCCCGATCAGCCCCTCCCCTGATTCTGAGCCAGGGGCCTGGGTACTCACATTCCCCGGGCTGAAGTCACTCATTGGCCGGTGGTAAGACTGTTGCCAGTGCCCACTAGAGCCAGGTGGGCACAGTGTCCCATAGTGTGGCTGCCTTCCTGGGGGCTGCCCACCTGAGGGCTGCGCTGAGCAGGCCTGAGAGGACAGCCCTGGCTGCTGTAGAGGCTTTGGGGTAGGTGGCTGGGTGGGCAGAACCAGACTAGGGGGGCTGTATGGGTATGGGGGCAGCCGCTGGTCAGTGGGCAGTTTACTGGTGTCCAGGGGGACGCCCTGAAGAGAAGCAAGGAAAAAGGGGGAAGCTTACCCCTCAGGGTACCCCCAAGAGCAGATCTTAGGACTCCCCACTCTCAGGCTGCAACCATTCTCAATATAAACATGACGAAGCTCCAATGAGTGTCTCTGGGGTTTGGTGCCGTTACTCGAAAATGCATTATCAGGATGAAAGTGACTAATGTATGAATAATTTTGAATCTACTCCAGAAGTAAACCACTCCTAAACTTTGGTACTTTAACTATTGTTAGTAATCAAGTACTTGTGACAGACCTCACAAGTGACCGATAACACAACAGTAAAGTTGAGAACTTGTGTTCTAAAGCCTTGAAGAGgccagagggagagagggagggaggaaaaaggaagaaaggagggagggaagttaGGCTCAGTCCTGGCTCCAAAAGAACAGAGCCCTTGCTGGCCTAGCCTCAGTATTTCCTACTGGAGAGGGGACCTGAGTAAAGATGGAACATAGAACACACATTCCAGGGAACAGcaatggaggaggaggagaaaggagggCAGAGGACAGGGGATAGAAGGGCATTAAGGTAAGAAGaaaaggggaggagagggggcaaaaaagaaaaagacgggGGAGGCAAGTGGGGTGGGGGAACAGCTGAGAGTTTAAGCACTGAGGAAAGAGCCCTGAAGTAAGTTTTGAGTTCAACTCCCCTAACTTGTGTAAACTTGGGAAAGCCATTTTTCCTctgggccccagtttcctcatctgtaaaatcaaagGACTAGACTCTATGATGTGAGATTCTCTGACTCTGTGAGTTCTTTGAAAGGAGGAGGAATGGGAAAGGGGATGGGACAAGGGTGAAGGCACGAAAAAAACGaacaaatgggagaaaaagaaatgggagaggaacaactacCATTTTTGAGCTTGTACCTGCAGTAAGCACAGTGCTAAGTACTTTGGAAGTATTACCTTACTGGGTCCCCACAATATCATCctggttttatagatgaggatactgaggctcatagaaattaaataacttgtccaaggagaCTGCTAGTAAGAGATACAGCCAGCATTTAAAGCCCAAAAGTTTAACCAACAAGGTTTACACTCTTAAGCAAAGAGGAGTTGAGATGGATAAAAGATGAGGCAAGTGAAGAGCAGAGAAAGGGGATGGATAAGAAGGGGGGGTACCAGGAGTAAGGAGACGAGGTATTtgaggagagagggtgggagagagagaaCTTAGCAGAAGAGAAGGGGGAAGGGAGACAGACATGTAGGGAAAGCAGCCACGCATACCTGAGTGATGGAAGACAAGGTGGGTGACATTGTTGGCGAAAACTGTTTGGGCAGCTGCTGTTGGGACCTTCTGGCGTCGGCTGGGCCCGCAGGCAAAGTCAGGGGACTGAGGGGTACACGGCGGTGGCGGGGGGAGGCCCCATGGGTGGAAGGTGGGTAAGGGTGGGCGCCCAGCACAGGGGATGAagtagaggaggaggaagaagaggagagggcTGGGGCACTGAGTGAGGGGTGGCCCAGGGAAGTGGTGGGCAGTGCGTGGCGGGCCCAGGAGGAGGCGGGCAGTGAGGGGTGACTGTGGGAGCCCTGGAGCTGGGGTTGAGGATTGCTCAGGGAAGCCTGGAGGTTGGGATTACTTAGGGAGGACTGCAGGGATGGGTGGCTGACAGGTGAATGAAGTCCTGCAGGCACAGACAAAAAACCAGAAATGCCAACATTACTGATGGACACTGGGCCCCTTTCCGCCTGGAATGGGTAGCAGTGACCAGACTATGGATGTGGCAACACAATGTCCTCCCTACTCTGTCCCTAACAGTGAGGTTGGCACTGCCCACCTGGGGGCTGCTCTCCATTTTCTTTCTAGGAAAAGCCACACCTACCAGTTCTCACTGGCTGAAAATTGCAGTGAGGGATTCCTGGGGTGGAGAGGTGATGGGCTGGTGTGGCAGCCACAGGCAGATCCCAGGTGCTCAAGTCTCCCTCCCCTTGTCCCTCCAGGCAGGCAGCACCCTGTGGGCACATGGCCAGGACAGCCACTCACCTGGCGCATCGTAGCctaggcccaggcccaggcccccGCTGATGCCCAGGTGGGTCATGGTGTGGGTCAAATTGGAGGTACTGTTGCCCCCACTCAGGCTGGGGTAAGCTGTCTCTTCAGGGTCCAGAGGGGTGGGCAGCGGTGGGGGAAAGCGCAGGTTGGTGAGGTCAGGCAGGGAGCCTCCCGAGTTCATGACAAGTGGGAGGGTAGGCACACTGGTAGGCTGGTCAGGGGATGGAAAGATGCTGGGGGAAGGAGATGAAAAGAAAGACATAAATGGGGGGCAGTGGTCAGGGAAGAATGGAGATCAGTCTCCCACATTTCCCTGTACTTCCTTCCTCCACCCCTTCGCACACCTCACAGAGG
This DNA window, taken from Elephas maximus indicus isolate mEleMax1 chromosome 3, mEleMax1 primary haplotype, whole genome shotgun sequence, encodes the following:
- the CRTC2 gene encoding CREB-regulated transcription coactivator 2 isoform X2, which translates into the protein MATSGANGPGSATASASNPRKFSEKIALQKQRQAEETAAFEEVMMDIGSTRLQAQRLRLAYTRSSHYGGSLPNVNQIGCGLAEFQSPLHSPLDSSRSTRHHGLVERVQRDPRRMASPLRRYPRHIDSSPYSPAYISPPPESTWRRTMPWGNFPAEKGQLFRLPSALNRTSSDSALHTSVMNPNPQDTYPGPTPPSVLPSRRGDFLDGETDSKVFLFQVPAIEENLVDDKHLLKPWDAKKLSTSSSRPRSCEVPGINIFPSPDQPTSVPTLPLVMNSGGSLPDLTNLRFPPPLPTPLDPEETAYPSLSGGNSTSNLTHTMTHLGISGGLGLGLGYDAPGLHSPVSHPSLQSSLSNPNLQASLSNPQPQLQGSHSHPSLPASSWARHALPTTSLGHPSLSAPALSSSSSSSTSSPVLGAHPYPPSTHGASPRHRRVPLSPLTLPAGPADARRSQQQLPKQFSPTMSPTLSSITQGVPLDTSKLPTDQRLPPYPYSPPSLVLPTQPPTPKPLQQPGLSSQACSAQPSGGQPPGRQPHYGTLCPPGSSGHWQQSYHRPMSDFSPGNEQFRMENPSTSLVLDPSDFSEGPGFLGGEGPVGGLQDPHALNHQNLTHCSRHGSGPNIILTGDSSPGFSKEIAAALAGVPGFEVSKGLELGLGLEDELHMEPLGLEGLNMLSDPCALLPDPAVEDSFRSDRLQ
- the CRTC2 gene encoding CREB-regulated transcription coactivator 2 isoform X3; the protein is MATSGANGPGSATASASNPRKFSEKIALQKQRQAEETAAFEEVMMDIGSTRLQAQRLRLAYTRSSHYGGSLPNVNQIGCGLAEFQSPLHSPLDSSRSTRHHGLVERVQRDPRRMASPLRRYPRHIDSSPYSPAYISPPPESTWRRTMPWGNFPAEKGQLFRLPSALNRTSSDSALHTSVMNPNPQDTYPGPTPPSVLPSRRGDFLDGETDSKVPAIEENLVDDKHLLKPWDAKKLSTSSSRPRSCEVPGINIFPSPDQPTSVPTLPLVMNSGGSLPDLTNLRFPPPLPTPLDPEETAYPSLSGGNSTSNLTHTMTHLGISGGLGLGLGYDAPGLHSPVSHPSLQSSLSNPNLQASLSNPQPQLQGSHSHPSLPASSWARHALPTTSLGHPSLSAPALSSSSSSSTSSPVLGAHPYPPSTHGASPRHRRVPLSPLTLPAGPADARRSQQQLPKQFSPTMSPTLSSITQGVPLDTSKLPTDQRLPPYPYSPPSLVLPTQPPTPKPLQQPGLSSQACSAQPSGGQPPGRQPHYGTLCPPGSSGHWQQSYHRPMSDFSPGNQEQFRMENPSTSLVLDPSDFSEGPGFLGGEGPVGGLQDPHALNHQNLTHCSRHGSGPNIILTGDSSPGFSKEIAAALAGVPGFEVSKGLELGLGLEDELHMEPLGLEGLNMLSDPCALLPDPAVEDSFRSDRLQ
- the CRTC2 gene encoding CREB-regulated transcription coactivator 2 isoform X1; this encodes MATSGANGPGSATASASNPRKFSEKIALQKQRQAEETAAFEEVMMDIGSTRLQAQRLRLAYTRSSHYGGSLPNVNQIGCGLAEFQSPLHSPLDSSRSTRHHGLVERVQRDPRRMASPLRRYPRHIDSSPYSPAYISPPPESTWRRTMPWGNFPAEKGQLFRLPSALNRTSSDSALHTSVMNPNPQDTYPGPTPPSVLPSRRGDFLDGETDSKVFLFQVPAIEENLVDDKHLLKPWDAKKLSTSSSRPRSCEVPGINIFPSPDQPTSVPTLPLVMNSGGSLPDLTNLRFPPPLPTPLDPEETAYPSLSGGNSTSNLTHTMTHLGISGGLGLGLGYDAPGLHSPVSHPSLQSSLSNPNLQASLSNPQPQLQGSHSHPSLPASSWARHALPTTSLGHPSLSAPALSSSSSSSTSSPVLGAHPYPPSTHGASPRHRRVPLSPLTLPAGPADARRSQQQLPKQFSPTMSPTLSSITQGVPLDTSKLPTDQRLPPYPYSPPSLVLPTQPPTPKPLQQPGLSSQACSAQPSGGQPPGRQPHYGTLCPPGSSGHWQQSYHRPMSDFSPGNQEQFRMENPSTSLVLDPSDFSEGPGFLGGEGPVGGLQDPHALNHQNLTHCSRHGSGPNIILTGDSSPGFSKEIAAALAGVPGFEVSKGLELGLGLEDELHMEPLGLEGLNMLSDPCALLPDPAVEDSFRSDRLQ